The following proteins are encoded in a genomic region of Herpetosiphonaceae bacterium:
- a CDS encoding glycosyltransferase family 39 protein, whose amino-acid sequence MVTPEVSVAPQPRVIWLRWEWLLAVSITAVGFGLRMWAVRWGLPYVDHPDEPALVNVVLRMMRSGDLNPHFFLYPSFYFYLLLAIFTAHHRWGMATGLYPGLDHLSATTDLYTTIPEFFVWGRMLAILLGSLTVLGVFVLGQSAWSRSAGLLAALFLATLPFHMRHSQYVTTDVASAWFVLLAYLGATAMLHTGSWRSYLLAGLWTGLAASTKYNAGAIAIPLIVAHALYWRRQAVARSARLLGAGMVALLSFLAGTPYALLAWPEFRDGLLHQMSHYGAGAHGDYLGAWNVAGYLDFFWHDGLRPAASLALLLGLALLLRRWRLGLLWLSFAVPYLLVFLAQPGHFMRNLMPLVVLCALPVGVGGAAAIDWLGRHMPRYRPLAAVGVVLLLYSYPAKSAVGLTAFQARTDSKVAAAAFVSTLPRGQRIALELNPVAWAGDPIVEPVPFLTQHPLEWYRANSYRYLVANNSWRDQQDTPIYQEFKAGTTLLREFRGDQGGQPGPRIEVLDLGFDPGRLSIVRREALFGANLWLLGYELQPGALRPAISPLEGADQRVLRVGEGLQINLMWQVQQPLPHDYALFVHVLDSAGNVVAQRDALLRQDEYPSSRWLPDEVVVDRADLPLPALTPGSYTVKIGVYRMDSGERLPLAYPEPGSDGSTFVLTTIEVRE is encoded by the coding sequence GAAGTTTCGGTCGCGCCCCAGCCGCGTGTTATCTGGCTGCGCTGGGAATGGCTCCTGGCGGTTTCGATTACGGCGGTCGGGTTTGGCCTGCGGATGTGGGCCGTGCGCTGGGGCCTGCCCTACGTCGATCATCCAGACGAGCCCGCGCTGGTCAATGTCGTGCTGCGGATGATGCGCTCCGGCGATCTGAATCCGCACTTTTTTTTGTATCCTTCGTTCTACTTCTACCTGCTGCTCGCGATCTTCACGGCGCATCACCGCTGGGGCATGGCGACCGGCCTGTACCCCGGCCTGGATCACCTGAGCGCCACGACCGATCTGTACACGACGATCCCTGAGTTCTTTGTGTGGGGCCGCATGCTGGCGATCCTGCTCGGCAGCCTGACCGTGCTGGGCGTATTCGTGCTGGGTCAGAGCGCCTGGAGCCGCAGCGCGGGCCTGCTGGCGGCGCTCTTCCTGGCGACGCTGCCGTTTCATATGCGTCACTCGCAGTATGTCACCACCGATGTGGCAAGCGCCTGGTTCGTGCTGCTGGCCTACCTCGGCGCGACCGCCATGCTGCACACCGGAAGCTGGCGATCCTATCTGCTGGCCGGGCTGTGGACGGGCCTAGCAGCCTCCACGAAGTACAACGCCGGAGCGATTGCGATCCCGCTGATCGTGGCGCACGCGCTCTACTGGCGGCGGCAGGCGGTAGCGCGCTCGGCGCGGCTGCTCGGAGCGGGCATGGTGGCGCTGCTCAGCTTTCTGGCGGGAACGCCATACGCGCTGCTGGCCTGGCCCGAATTTCGCGATGGCCTGCTGCACCAGATGTCGCACTACGGCGCGGGCGCGCACGGCGATTACCTTGGCGCGTGGAACGTCGCGGGCTACCTCGATTTCTTCTGGCACGATGGCCTGCGTCCGGCGGCCAGTCTGGCGCTGCTGCTCGGCCTGGCGCTGCTGCTGCGACGCTGGCGGCTTGGCCTGCTCTGGCTGAGCTTCGCGGTGCCTTATCTGCTGGTCTTTCTGGCGCAGCCCGGCCATTTTATGCGCAACCTGATGCCGCTGGTGGTGCTCTGCGCGCTGCCGGTCGGCGTCGGCGGCGCGGCGGCGATCGACTGGCTGGGACGGCACATGCCGCGCTATCGACCGCTGGCTGCCGTCGGCGTGGTGCTGCTGCTCTACAGCTATCCGGCGAAGTCGGCGGTGGGGCTGACGGCGTTTCAGGCGCGAACCGACAGCAAAGTTGCGGCGGCGGCGTTTGTGAGCACCCTGCCGCGCGGCCAGCGGATCGCGCTTGAGCTGAATCCCGTCGCGTGGGCGGGCGATCCGATCGTCGAGCCTGTGCCGTTTCTGACGCAGCATCCGCTTGAATGGTATCGTGCCAACAGCTACCGCTATCTCGTCGCCAACAATAGCTGGCGCGACCAGCAGGACACGCCGATCTATCAGGAGTTCAAGGCGGGCACGACGCTGCTGCGCGAGTTTCGCGGCGACCAGGGCGGGCAGCCAGGGCCACGGATCGAGGTGCTGGATCTCGGCTTCGATCCGGGGCGGCTCTCGATCGTGCGGCGCGAGGCGCTCTTCGGCGCGAATCTGTGGCTGCTGGGCTACGAGCTTCAGCCGGGCGCGCTCCGTCCGGCGATCTCGCCGCTCGAAGGTGCCGATCAGCGCGTGCTGCGTGTCGGCGAGGGCTTGCAGATCAATCTCATGTGGCAGGTCCAGCAGCCGCTGCCGCACGACTACGCGCTCTTCGTGCATGTGCTGGACAGCGCCGGAAACGTCGTCGCGCAGCGCGACGCGCTGCTGCGTCAGGATGAGTATCCGTCGTCGCGCTGGCTGCCCGACGAGGTGGTCGTCGATCGGGCCGATCTGCCGCTTCCGGCGCTCACGCCCGGTAGCTATACGGTCAAGATCGGCGTGTA